TTTAGGGTTAGGGATCTCTGTAGTACTCGTGATTTTTCATCATGGCGAACAGCACGTTGAGTCGTCGACACGCTAAGGCGACAACGGCTGCGTTATGCCTTTTGCCTTCGCTGCGTTTTCGTTCGTAGGATTGCCGTGAACGCTCGTAGAATCTGATCGATGCAAAAAACGATTGCCATAGGGCGTTTTTAATTTCTTGTTTCCAGACCGATTGAGCGAATTGGACATAATTGACGTTCCAGACTGATTGGTCCTCGGTGATAGCCCAGCATAGGAAGCCAGATGGCCAGCGGTGGGACAATCAGAGATATCGCCAACCGTCATCAATATTTGCGCAGCCAACCTAGGGCCAATACCTGGTATCGACAAAAGGAGCTGGGTTTGCGGGATCCCCTGGATGAGCTCGATGACTTGCGCTTCGACTTCTTTACGATGCTCAAGTTTTAAGTAGCGCATCTTTTGCCGACATGGTCGCACCTAACTCAGCGTATCGTGCACCCGCAATCTGAACAGATTGACCACTGATAGTAGCAAATATCGCGTCGGTGACAGTTTCAGGATTACGAGACCAATGTTTATAAACAAAGGTAATAACACGGGTTTTACCTAGACGTTTTATTTTTGTTTGCCCTCCATACTTGGCTAGCAGGTGCAAGATCTATTTCCGGTGAATCATCTGTCCACGTAATACATGCTCAAACGCTAGATATGTGCCGACCAATGCTGAACGGATCTGGTTGATCAGCCGTGTATAAGATCTGACCAGGTCTTCGTCGATACCGTTGAGCACCTTCAACTGTAGGAAGGCTTCTTCGACTCGGTCGACCTTTCTCAGTGATTCTGGAAGATTTTTACCAGCGTAGGCGATGATATAAGCATCTCTGACGTCTGTCTTTAAGTTACCAGCGTGAATACGCGATAGCTGACGCATTACCACTCCAGTAGTGGCTGCATACTCAGCGAGGATCTTCCGAAGCGACTGCTCGTGTTGGTTAATGCGTTTGGATAGGACCTGGTGGCCACTGGAATCGAGAACGCAAGCGTAGTGGAAATACGTACCGACATCCATGCCGATGACATAGTCGTATGTCATCTTTGAACCTCCTAGTGATAGAAAGCGAATTTGGGACATTTCATCGCTGGTGGTCGGACATACTTCACGCTGGCATCCACATTACTTTGAGACCTCGCACATAATTGAGCGGGTCAGGTTCCTATTAGCAGTTGGGAGTATGTTACTGCCTTTGGCGGCATCACCCCCCCCGGATCATTTTCAGACAGGGATAGAAATAAGCCATACCAAAGCCAGTGACTAGTTTCATCTCCCCGAGAGGAAAGAGGGAACGAAACAAACATAACCCACCCCTGAAACAGGGAATAGCCTATGAAGCTACGGTGCCCTCAAACGGAACTGCTAACAACGTAATGGGAAGAAGTGGGACACTTAGGAGGCTTAGCAGGCTATCTGGGCACGCCAGTTAGAGAAGCTCACTTCGCTTGCACTAGAAAGACTTTATTCAGGAAACCCCCGGAAAAATCTGACTTGGTTCTTTTGCTACTTTGAACACGCCGAGGAAATAAACCCTACCGCGCACACGTATTGTGCGAAAGTCACCCTATGAGACCAACCAGCCGCTTTGAGCAAGCTCTGACTACCACGGCACTGTTATGATGCTACTATCATGAAAACATTTTCCAAACCGCTCCAAAACACCCTCATTGTTTGGATTACTTCAGTTCCGCTTTACCTATACCTAGGTATACCTTGGTGGTTCTACCCATTATCACTAGTTTTATTATTACTTTCACTACTGTTTTGGTTAAATATCTTCCCCCAGAACCCTGCCTCTTCATCCCTTAAAATCAACAACGTACGTCCATATACTTTTATAATTTCTGGGATTTTTGCAGCATTAATAGTCATATACGCCGCTTACTTGTTTTATTAACACATATATCGATAAGTAACACCGACCAATTCTTTTACTTCGCAAAGATAACGCTATTGCAAACAAGTGAAAGGAATAATTACGCAAAGCCATTACGCCTATTTACAGGGTTACTGTCTACTGCCCCGATAATTGCTGACAGGATAGCGTGACGGGCAGTATGAACCAATCAGAAATAGATGCACTTACCCAGCGCATTGAGCAGCTTGAACTTAACCAAGCAAGACTCATCATACTGCTTAGTGATGCCCCAGAAAGACATAAAGCCTTCGATAGAGCCTGCTATGAAGCTAATTTAACTTTCGAACAAGAAACACAAGTTCGACAAACCATCGTAGATTTTTCTCGAATCAGACAAGACAGACATTAATGAACTTCATACAAGCGTTGAAGCAATTGTAGGGTATGCGCTTGGTGCTACAAGGCTTATTTCAGGATTCAAAGTCCGCGACACAGCAAAAGAACGCTGGAAACAAATAGACCCAAACGACGATTTCTAGACGCACTCAAGCCCAACCATTAGGACAGACATTCTTACTCTAAACAGCTGCTTACTCATCTAGTGCTACATGCTCTTTCCTACTTCAGTACATCTAGTACGGCAAAAACTTACCCATCTTACAAAGGCAAGCATCATAAATAACCCGTAAGCGCTGGATACTCCCACTACCCAGCCCTTACGGATTTAGCTTACTTATGCACTCAGGTCAGCGTCGATAAGCGCGAAATTAAAATAACTTATTTGCCATAGCAGCACGTGCGGAAATCACTCTAGGATCGGTTGGCTCAAACAGAGCAAACAACTCTAATAATCGTGTACGCGCTGCGTCGTTAGGTAAGAAAGTTATTAGCCGTTCGAAAGCCAATTCTGGAAGGCCAGCAGCAATATGGTGATCGGCAGCTGCACAGGCTAGCTCGATATCATCTGGATTAGCATCAGCAGCCACAACTGGATCAGTACTGTGATCTGCCTGCTGTAATCTAGCTAATAGGCGGGCATTGTCTCGTGCTTTTAATGCCATAGCGTTTTTCGGTTCTTGCACCAAAATTGCATCATAAACTGCAATGGCAGCGTCAAAATCACCATTGTTTAATGCTTGGGTTGCTGGTGCAAAACGAGGATCTTCTGCTGGCTCGGTATCCTCATCTTCTGGTAGACCAGTTAGTTGTCCAGCAACCGCCTCTACAACTGCTGCACTCCACTTTTCTAATGCTTCCTTAGGCTGTCCGCCTTCAAAATTAGCAATTGGCTGTCCAGAAGCAATCGCTACCACAGTAGGAAGGCCTTGGATGCCAAACATTTGCGCGACCTGTGGGGTTTGATCTGCATCAACATACCGGAATACAAAGCTTGGCGTAGCATTCTGCGTTGCAGTTACAAGCTGGCTAAAATCTGCTCTTAACTGTTCCGATTCTGGACTGCGTGAAGTACCAATGAGCACAATAACTGGAACTTGCGTCGAGCGCTTGATTAATTCCTCCTCGACATTGTCCATGCTCAAAGTCAACACACCCGCTACACCGCCAGCCATAGTGGTGTGAGCAGCATTAGCCCTAGCATCGGCACGAGCTTTTACCTCACCTAAATCAATGGCACCAGCTACAAAACGATTCGGTGTGGTCATTATTTTTCTCCTTCGTTTTCTGCCTGCGCTAAATGACGCTCTACACTATCCACTTTGGTTTTAATCTGATTACTATGGCCAGGTCTAATATCGGCTTTTATAACTAAACTCGCTCGTGGTGATACTGCAAGCACGGCATCAGTTGCCTGCTTGATAACCGCCATTACCTCATCCCACTGCCCTTCAATCAAAGTAAACATGGCATTGGTCTCGTTAGGTAATCCAGATTCACGTACTACTCGTACCGCAGCAGAAACAGCCGCTGCCATATCAGCACTAGTATTATCCACCACGGTAGGCGCTACCGAAAAAGCAACAATCATGGCGCCAAGTCTACTGTTGTTTCTCTTGCCGCGAATACTTTTGCTTTTCATCTAGATAGCTAGGCTAATCTAGCCAACGTTCTTCTTTATTTCTTTAACCAACCCATAAAACTATTACTTAATCTGTGAATAATTAAACAAATAGCTACTTTTTCAAGACAGCATTGTGAGGATCTCGCTACACTCGACAACCATGAGTAACGATATTTCCTCCATTGATATCCCCCACGAGCTTGTTATTTGCCTCGATCACGTAGGCATTGCTGTGCCCGATCTAGATCAGGCAGTTGAGTTCTACCGCAGTGCTTTTGGCTGGGTTAACCACCACCAGGAAACCAACGAAGAACAAGGCGTTACCGAAGCCATGGTTGGTCCAAAGAACCTCAAAGAAACTGACGGTATGATCCAGCTTCTTGCTCCACTCAATGAGGATTCCACCATTGCAAAGTTCATTGAAAAGAAAGGTCCTGGCCTTCAGCAGATGTGCCTGCGTACCTCCGACATTGATGCACTAAGCAAGCACCTCACCAAACAGGGTGTACGCCTGCTTTACCCAGAGCCAAAGCGTGGCACCGGTGGAGCTCGTATTAACTTCGTTCATCCTAAAGATGCCGGTGGCGTATTACTAGAGATCACCGAGCCAGCTTCCTAATACGGCTAATATATCCGGCCTCTCATTATTCGAGAGGCCATTTTTTATGGCCAGGATTTCACACTATTAGCGTTAGAGCGATTGATTTTTAAAGACACTACTTTTGACTAGTTATAGTGTTCGCGATATCGATGAAATTCCACAAGCATCGTCTGAGCAGGCCTTTTTTTCATATTTCAAGCGAGCTACGACCAACTCTGGCTTATCCCATCGACTTATTTCAATACAATCTTTTTGTCGAATTCCTAATAGTGCCTCGGTCGAAAAGTTAACTGGTATGTAGGCCTTTGCGTTAAAAGATCGAATGTTCCCAGTTTTTTCTGGCAGATGCGTATCTCTGTGGTTGATAAATACGTTGCCATTAATGTCGATAAAGCCATTTTCACCGAAAGGCAAGCTTTGTGTTATCGCAAAGTCTTCATGAAGGTTCATCGAAAAATGGGTAACTTTTTGAATCGTTAATTCATCATCATCACCGATCCGAACCTCAAATGACTTAAAGTCCGTTCTCTCTCCTTTAGTTATTCCCTCCAATACTTCAAATACTCCATTGCCTAAATAATTAACATGTGGATATTTAAAATCGGGGATATTTTCGTCATATCCAAGCGGGAAGTTGATTTTCTTGATTGATCCGTCGTTACGAATCAAGACTAAATCTTTTTCATAACGCTCTCCTTCGTAGGAGTCGCCAACGACAAGTGCCGCTTCCTCCCCTACTGCAAGAGAATGAGGAACAGTTGGGACTGTGCCTTTGGAAGTAGATTCTTCGTAAAATGCAACAAAAGAATGATGAAATTCAGCTGAATTAGAATCATTGATAATGGCTATGGCCAGATTTCCGTTGGGGGAGCTTCCATAAAATGAGACCGGACTCTCTTTCAGGAAAGACACTTTTTGTGTCCCATCTCCAAGGTTATTTATTGAACCTGCAAAATAACCGTAACTACCCTTTCGCGTAGCAAGAGCAACCGGAGCCCAGCTCCCCTGTCCTTGTAACCATCCAAGCTGCTGGCCAGAAGGAGAATAAAGGTAGTAGGAATTATCAATCTTAGAAGAATATGGCTCCATAATAGGCCCATAAGAGACTATGAAATTTCCAGGGGAAGTCCACAACTTCTCACTTTCAGAATATTGCTGAGCATCTGAGCATCCTACAAAAACCATGCATGCAATAGACACGATTATCCACAAGACACGTTGTGGTCTTGAAAAAATCTTCATTACCTGAAAACTCCGATGATTTAATAGTCTCTTACAAATGGGCTATCCCTGATATCATCAGGATAGACTCCTGGTCCTCCATTTTTATCCAGGTCAATAGCATTTCTAGAAGCAACCATGTAAGCAGACCAGACTAAAGAAGAACAATTGAAAGAGTCACCGTCGACATTTTTGTTGAAAGCGAAATTATATCGATAGCCTGCCCCTGGAGAATTGTAACCTACTCCAGTCTTGCTAAGAGCCCAGTTTGCTGCAGCATTTCTCGTAGCCTGGCTGGTATTAACGGTTTGCTTACGTAGGTTCCGTAGACGGGGAGGATTAGTTCTTCGGGGATCTCCCTTTTCAAAGTTTTGGCGTCGTTTCACTCCAGATGTTGTATCATCTTCTCCAGACAGAGAACCACTACCTATTACGCCTGATGCTTCGACGGTATCATTTTTCGAATTATTGTTAGCATTAGGGTTTCCAACAAAAATTCCATTGTGACCATGGTTTACTCTAGCGGTTGTTGCGTCGGAATAAAATATATCACCACGATTTTTCGGATTAATAGGATCTTCATCCGTACCTTCTGGTAATCCTCCGGACTGTAAAGCTACAGTTTCTAATTCATATCGGTTGAACTACTCAACTAGTTCATTAAAAGCAATGGCGAAAGTCTTCCTTACGTCATCCTGCCTTGTGGACTTCACGTAGTACATGCCATCCACATACACTTGCCAAGCATCAAGATGACCGTATTGATTTCCAGGCATGGAATCTACGATTTTCTGGACTATGTTGTTAAACCCGGTCAAGCTTCCATGCTCAAATTTTTGACTAATTTTTACATCATTAAAGACTTCATTGGCATCATCTATGGGGTACCCGTAAGTACTTTTCTCAAAACCAGCTTTGCCCCACTCTATGAGAATAGAGCCCGATACAGCATGTGCTCCGTATTGTGGTGTCCAGTAGATCATGCCGCCTTCGAAGACATTGAATCGTCCGATTCCATCAGGAGTGGTTAGCTCATCACGGATGGGATACCCGAGTTCACTGTTTTGGGCGCCCATGGATTGCCACTTGTCATAGATAGCGCCTTGAATACTAGCTTGAGTCGCAGGTAATGCATTGTGGGTGTAGATGTGTCCGCCTTGAAAATCTTGCTTATACCAAGCGTTTCCTTGAGCAATGTCACTGGTTGTAGGATATCCAAGGAAACCTTTTTCCCAGCCATGTCGTTGCCAAACTTTTGATGTTGGCAGGCTGACAGTATGAGCTCCTGTCTTTGGATGCCAGTAGATATACCCGTTGACGAATTCAGAGCGCTTTCCGATCCCATCGGGGTTAGTTAATTCATTGGTTTTTGGAAAAAGAAGGAAGCTGGTGGGGCCACCGATGCTGTCGTATTTTTCCTTGATTAAACCGCATACTTCAAAACTAGTTGGCCAGTACACTCCACATCCTGGATGGGCATTCAAGGTCGGAGTATCTGGGTCTACAAGTTGTGCTTCCCGGGTTTCTGTTTTATCGGCTTCGGCTTTGTCTACACCGGCAGGAATCTCTTCTCGGTCAGAGCGCATCTTACCAGGAATAATTTCAGCGTTCGGATTAGCAGTTGGATGCCATTCTACTAGGCCCTGAGGATTAAGCTCTTCCTCTGTGACCTGGTTAACCTTATAATCTTCAGCACCTGGAGGGGTTGGAATGCCCCACTGAGCAAATGGTCCGTCGACCACCTGTGTCGAAACTGCATCGTTATCAGCGACTGAAGCTCGAGATGTTTCAGGCGTCGACTGTATCTGGTCACGATGAGATGAACCAGAAAAAGAAGATTGAGCTACTGCAGCACCAGGAGTGGTACTTATTAGTAAGCTTATCGAAATAGTGACGATTAATTTGTGCGAGAGAACTTTCATGGTGATCCCTGAGAAAAAAGTTGAGTAGAAGGCTGTTTATTGAGTTACCCTATAGGCTAAGGAACGCTTGTACCGACTAAGTGAAAAACTTCTCATCTCTAAAGTCTCGGAGCAATCATGGAAATAGCTAAAACCAGCCTTATTTCTCTAGCCTGCGTATTTGTAGCACTATGGTCTTTTCCTGCTGCGGCTAAAGAAATAGATAACGACTTTGTCTCTCTGCGGGCAAGTAGTACCGTGCCGGTGAACGATAATCGAATTGCTGCTTTATGGTCGGTGATTCCGGGCTTAGACGACATACAGGAAAGTCGCATTCGACGTGATTGCACCGCAAGCTATCTGGGGGATAATTTCTGGTTGACTGCGCATCACTGTGTTTCTAATTCACCATTTATGGATGGATTCCTTCGTCAGTCAGACGGTGAAATAGCAGGCATCGCCGCAATCTACACTAAATCTTTAGCCGATGACGTTGCCCTCATCAAGGTCGGTGAAGGAATTAACGCCGATGTCTTCGCTCTTACCAACGAATCTCTAAAAATCGGTGATGAAGCTGTGCTTACCGGATACGGCCAACCTCATGACTATGCATCTTCAGCGTTGACAGTTATTTCTGAAAAAGTAGACTCACTAAGCTTTGGAAACGTCACTTATACAGACCTTTTCAAAGGAACAGCATCAACTGATTCTCGTTCTTGTGGTGGAGATTCAGGCGCACCTGTCTACAAAGCCGAAACTCTTTATGCAGTACACACTGCCGGCGGTTTCAATCCAGAATGCAGTGGTGGCCAGAATCGGCTGATGTGGCACACGAACCTTGTTCCAAGGCTTCCCTGGATTAAAGAAACGATAGAAAATAATTCGGGTCTCACATACCAGGAAAAATCCAAAGCAACCACTGGTCTAAAACATGCTGCTATCTTATTTCCAAATGTAGACAAGCCCCAAGGTTCGCACGATAATTCCTCCCCAAATAAGAGCTCATCTAATCTCTTTTCTCTATCAAGCACACAACCTTCCCAGTCGCTAAGCAGACAGTAAATCTTCATCTAAAAACCCTATGAGAACTAAGTCTGCTGGAATCCTGATAGGTGGGAAATGCCGTAAGCAATATACGGTTCCCCACCACTAGGTATTAGGAAGAAAATCTTTTCAAGAAAACAACAGAAAGAATCCTTTTACCACGTCTAATTTTGAAACTGATTTAGAAGAAGTACTTAGACTTGTGCATGGATACCCTGATTCTCTTTATATTCGTCATAAGGAGGAAACTGTGTGCGCTGTATTTCAAGTGTTTGTGCAATAACTAAATGTAAAAGGATATATCTAATATAAAAAGGATCCTCCTCGGAAAAATCTGAACTGCTCCCTGTTAGTTGGTGTTTGATTTTCTCAATCCAATTAACAGGGAGCAGTTCAGTTTTTTGTTCCTAAGCATTTGCCTTAATTTCTATTATTTCTTCGGCCAGGTGATGGCTCCAAAATTTTGACTCAACGGTCGACCCGCATACGGTAGCCGAGACTTTGGTGAAGCCTGGAATTATTGCACCAATTCACCCATTCAAAGGTCACGATTTCAACATCGACAACGTCTCTCCACGTCCGAATATAGATGAACTCATCTTGTACGACCCATTAACGTTTTCCATCAGACTATGACACACCGTGCGTGGGTACACCGTTGAGTTCAAGAGCCAGGCTTACACAGAGATAAACGCAAGACGCTGACGGCTATCAGGTACAGAAGAAGTAAAAAAGCACTTCGCGGGGTTTATTCGGACTCTCCATGATACTCCTTTTAGACATAACAAATCTATAACTAAATGATAATGAGGGGTTGAAAAATATCTACTTTACATTCAACATCGAAACTGTCCACATATTTACCCGAAGATTGAAGGAAACAATGATCACTGAGCGAACTTTTGGAAAATGACAGGTACGATACTGGTGGGATTAAGCGTCGCATTTGCTTCCGCTGCACCAGCTCAGGCCACAGAAATTCCTAATTCGAAGCTTTCCCATAATCAAGCAGCAGAGAAAAAACAAACAATTACGTATTCCGACGGAACTACTGTGACTGCCGTTATGACTGAAGATGGACAGAATGTGCAGCTATACCTAAATGGAGAATACGTTAAAACGGCTTCTCTGGAAGAACTAGCAGTGGCTGCCAAAACAGCTGAATCCGCTCAATCAGGAGACATCCAGCCCCGTAGCGCTTGCGGGCACATTCTAAATGGTTTAGCAGCTGCTAATGGTTTACTCTGGGTCGCAGCAGGATTGACCGCTGGTACAGGAAACCTCCCTGCCGCTGCTGTTGCTGGTGTTGCTGGCGTAGTGACATCGGGAATTATCGGTGCTGCTGGTGCGGAATGTTAGAAATGGTAAGCCAGAAACGAGAGCCGCTTAGCAAAGCTCAGATCATTTCTATTAGTTCGATCCTATTGGCAATGGGTGTCACTTGGACCGCAGTAGTCTTTTACCGATTTAACGTGAAGTCAATTACAGGTGAATGGGGGAACCTGGTATTAGCTTCTGTTGGTTTAGGTTTCGGTTTTTCTGTTTTATATGCAGGACTCGTTCATAAAAGAAAGATGTTTTCTTTTGCAGTGCTGGGAATTTTCACGAGTACTTTTTTGCTCATAGCCATGGCATATTACTCAGAAGCCTTTTAAGTGACAGTTATCTTAATGCTGTCGATGTGAATGCTGCCCAACTATCGTGGAGGTTGGGCAGCATTCACATGTTCTGTGCTACAAGCTCACATAGCCTAAGTGTTTAGTTCATCCTACCGCAATAGTGAAGGATTCTTGCTGCCGCGGAAGTCGCATGCGCAACTTCCGTGCCTCTTTTGAGAGTCCTATCCTGGTGCTCGTTTGCGCTTGCACGCCCTGACATTTTGAACACACAGTGTTGCTCTACAGTGTCGTCTAATTGTGCCGACATATTACCTGACACAAGCGCCCAGCTGCTTGATAGCTGGATACACCCATGGTCTTTACATTATAGATACTGACTGCCTAATTCTAGGGACTAACAACGTAATCATCATGCAATGGAGGTTCCTCCGTAGTTTTAAGGTAAACATATTCAGCCAACGGCTTCTTATCCCCCGGAGCCAGCATCGCC
This DNA window, taken from Corynebacterium kutscheri, encodes the following:
- the mce gene encoding methylmalonyl-CoA epimerase yields the protein MSNDISSIDIPHELVICLDHVGIAVPDLDQAVEFYRSAFGWVNHHQETNEEQGVTEAMVGPKNLKETDGMIQLLAPLNEDSTIAKFIEKKGPGLQQMCLRTSDIDALSKHLTKQGVRLLYPEPKRGTGGARINFVHPKDAGGVLLEITEPAS
- a CDS encoding thiamine-binding protein; this translates as MIVAFSVAPTVVDNTSADMAAAVSAAVRVVRESGLPNETNAMFTLIEGQWDEVMAVIKQATDAVLAVSPRASLVIKADIRPGHSNQIKTKVDSVERHLAQAENEGEK
- a CDS encoding trypsin-like serine protease produces the protein MEIAKTSLISLACVFVALWSFPAAAKEIDNDFVSLRASSTVPVNDNRIAALWSVIPGLDDIQESRIRRDCTASYLGDNFWLTAHHCVSNSPFMDGFLRQSDGEIAGIAAIYTKSLADDVALIKVGEGINADVFALTNESLKIGDEAVLTGYGQPHDYASSALTVISEKVDSLSFGNVTYTDLFKGTASTDSRSCGGDSGAPVYKAETLYAVHTAGGFNPECSGGQNRLMWHTNLVPRLPWIKETIENNSGLTYQEKSKATTGLKHAAILFPNVDKPQGSHDNSSPNKSSSNLFSLSSTQPSQSLSRQ
- a CDS encoding tetratricopeptide repeat protein, yielding MTTPNRFVAGAIDLGEVKARADARANAAHTTMAGGVAGVLTLSMDNVEEELIKRSTQVPVIVLIGTSRSPESEQLRADFSQLVTATQNATPSFVFRYVDADQTPQVAQMFGIQGLPTVVAIASGQPIANFEGGQPKEALEKWSAAVVEAVAGQLTGLPEDEDTEPAEDPRFAPATQALNNGDFDAAIAVYDAILVQEPKNAMALKARDNARLLARLQQADHSTDPVVAADANPDDIELACAAADHHIAAGLPELAFERLITFLPNDAARTRLLELFALFEPTDPRVISARAAMANKLF
- a CDS encoding IS110 family transposase → MTYDYVIGMDVGTYFHYACVLDSSGHQVLSKRINQHEQSLRKILAEYAATTGVVMRQLSRIHAGNLKTDVRDAYIIAYAGKNLPESLRKVDRVEEAFLQLKVLNGIDEDLVRSYTRLINQIRSALVGTYLAFEHVLRGQMIHRK
- a CDS encoding transposase is translated as MRPCRQKMRYLKLEHRKEVEAQVIELIQGIPQTQLLLSIPGIGPRLAAQILMTVGDISDCPTAGHLASYAGLSPRTNQSGTSIMSNSLNRSGNKKLKTPYGNRFLHRSDSTSVHGNPTNENAAKAKGITQPLSP
- a CDS encoding LGFP repeat-containing protein codes for the protein MKVLSHKLIVTISISLLISTTPGAAVAQSSFSGSSHRDQIQSTPETSRASVADNDAVSTQVVDGPFAQWGIPTPPGAEDYKVNQVTEEELNPQGLVEWHPTANPNAEIIPGKMRSDREEIPAGVDKAEADKTETREAQLVDPDTPTLNAHPGCGVYWPTSFEVCGLIKEKYDSIGGPTSFLLFPKTNELTNPDGIGKRSEFVNGYIYWHPKTGAHTVSLPTSKVWQRHGWEKGFLGYPTTSDIAQGNAWYKQDFQGGHIYTHNALPATQASIQGAIYDKWQSMGAQNSELGYPIRDELTTPDGIGRFNVFEGGMIYWTPQYGAHAVSGSILIEWGKAGFEKSTYGYPIDDANEVFNDVKISQKFEHGSLTGFNNIVQKIVDSMPGNQYGHLDAWQVYVDGMYYVKSTRQDDVRKTFAIAFNELVE